Below is a genomic region from Fischerella sp. PCC 9605.
ATTTCCAATCCTTAATCAAAAATCAAAAATAGCATAACTTAGTTTTTACTTAATGGTTTTATTTTTTTGGTTTTAACAAACAATTACAGTAAATTTTGATAATTTTTTTTGCTTTTTGCCATAACCTAACTTCTCATAATCCAAGGTTAACTAATAATTAAATCCTGGCTAATAAATGATAAAACTTTGAGAAGCTTTGTTAAATATAACTTTTGACTAAGATCTTGAATATGCCGAATGGATGATGTTTATTTAAAAGCATAACTAGATATTTATAAAGCGAATCACAATTTTCAGCACCTGTAAGTGATTGATTGCTCTTTTTTTTAGCCAAATACATCATTTTGTGCCTGACAGATTAACCATAGGTTAAATCTAGGTTAATCACAACAATTTACCGACATATCTACCAATGATAAATCGGTTAATTTATCTTATTTGCTTCCATTAATTCCGACGATATGGCAAGCAAGAAAAAGGTTTTCAAGCTGAATGATTCTAGCTATTTCTATTAAGAGGAAGCTTAATGTCTAAATTTACACGGAGGCAGCTACTGGCTTTCTTTGGAGCAAGTGCTGGTACAGCTGTGCTAGCTCCTGCTTTGGCGGAAAAAGCTTTTGCTCGTAATCCTGGCTTTACTGGTGGGTTTAGACCGCTGAAATTTACTCCTGTGCGTTTGCCCCATCCTTTACCAATTTACACCCAGCAAAGCAGTTATCTACCTACGGGAATTGGGCAGGGAAACGTATTAAAACCTTCTGCTGATGCACAGTTAAGTAGCTACACCGTACTTGATGATGTTGTAGTACCGCCCGAATATGAACGGTATGTAATTGTACGTTGGGGCGATCGCGTCTTTCCCAATCAGGAAGAATATTTTGGTTACAACAGCGATTACACAACCTTTATTCCCATAGATGGCAGAAATCCCAATGATGGCTATCTTTGGAATAATCACGAATATGTCTCCTACCCATTTTCTTTTGTAGCACCAGGCACTTCAGAGGATTTAGAAGGGTTCCCCACGACTTACCCCTTAGTCATTGGGCAGAATTTACCCCAAGACAAAACTAATATCGAAACCTTGGGTGAATTCATGTATAACTTGGGTGGTTCTGTGGTGCGGATTGCCCGCCAAAACCGTAACGGACGTTTTGCTGTTGTTAGCGATCGCAATAACCGACGCATCCACGGACTTTCCGGTTTAGGTATTAACCGCCAACGCACTGATGGTTATCAAAATGTCACTTCTTGGGGTTCCAAAAGCTACCAGAAGGGAGACGACAATTATTTAATTGGTACTGGATCGGCTGCGACTGAAGTCTTTCCTCTGAGTTCTGACGGATTGGGTAACAAAATCATCGGTACCGGATACAACTGTTCTGGCGGTACAACTCCTTGGGGAACTGTTCTGTCTGCTGAAGAGAACTTCCAAGCTAGTTCAACCTTTTTCGTAGGTGTAACCGAACCTGTAAACAACAACGGAACACAGACACGCTACACCAAAGGCACGACGGGGGAAGCATTCGGCTTAGTTGGTGAAAAATACGGCTGGATGGTAGAAATCGATCCTGCTGATCCGAATTTCCGCCCTCGCAAACACACTGCTTTGGGTCGCTACCGCCATGAAAACATCGCCTTGCGCGTGGAACCAGGAAGACCGTTAGTTGGCTACCTAGGTGATGACCGACGCGGGGGTCACACTTGGAAGTTTGTCAGCCGAGATACAGTCAATTCTCCCACCGATAAAAACAACAGCCGCTTATTTGAAGAAGGGACTTTGTATGTAGCCTGTTACAATCCTGATGGCACGGGTGAATGGATTCCTTTAGAATTAAATACTCCTACCAATCCCATTCCACCGTCGGTACTTGCCTCCGTAGAAATTGCCAAATTAGGTAAAGCTACCAGAAATGGTAATACCCCTATTAGGCGTTTTGGGCCTTCTGAAGATCCAGCAGAGGATAGTGTTTTTGTAGGCGTTGATACGACTAATGAAGCTGAGATTCTGCCTGCTTACAAAGACAAGAAACTATCAGATTTTTACACAAGCCAGGGTGCTGTATTAGTTGATGCCTTTTTGGCTGCCAATTTAATTGGTGGAACTCCCACCGCCCGTCCCGAAGATATCGAAGTTCATCCCCGCACTAAGGAAGTATTTATCGCTTATACAGACGGTGCACCAGGAAGTGATGGATATCCGGATTCTCGAATTTTCATCGTTTCTAAGTACAGCGCTGATATCAACGCTGCCCAGCCTTCAGGGTCACTATTTAAGATTATCGAAGATAGTTTTGATGGCACAGGTACAACCTTCCGTTGGCAGCGATTTTCTAAAGGTGGAGAAGCGGGAAGTGAACCAGGAGATGGCTTTGCCAATATTGATAATCTTGCCTTTGATAGCCAAGGAAACATTTGGGGCTGCACTGATATGTCTACTGGGGCCCACAATGGTTTTAGCACTGGTGCTGAAGCAGAACCATTACTGATAGACCACAGAGTAGTAGGT
It encodes:
- a CDS encoding PhoX family protein, with amino-acid sequence MSKFTRRQLLAFFGASAGTAVLAPALAEKAFARNPGFTGGFRPLKFTPVRLPHPLPIYTQQSSYLPTGIGQGNVLKPSADAQLSSYTVLDDVVVPPEYERYVIVRWGDRVFPNQEEYFGYNSDYTTFIPIDGRNPNDGYLWNNHEYVSYPFSFVAPGTSEDLEGFPTTYPLVIGQNLPQDKTNIETLGEFMYNLGGSVVRIARQNRNGRFAVVSDRNNRRIHGLSGLGINRQRTDGYQNVTSWGSKSYQKGDDNYLIGTGSAATEVFPLSSDGLGNKIIGTGYNCSGGTTPWGTVLSAEENFQASSTFFVGVTEPVNNNGTQTRYTKGTTGEAFGLVGEKYGWMVEIDPADPNFRPRKHTALGRYRHENIALRVEPGRPLVGYLGDDRRGGHTWKFVSRDTVNSPTDKNNSRLFEEGTLYVACYNPDGTGEWIPLELNTPTNPIPPSVLASVEIAKLGKATRNGNTPIRRFGPSEDPAEDSVFVGVDTTNEAEILPAYKDKKLSDFYTSQGAVLVDAFLAANLIGGTPTARPEDIEVHPRTKEVFIAYTDGAPGSDGYPDSRIFIVSKYSADINAAQPSGSLFKIIEDSFDGTGTTFRWQRFSKGGEAGSEPGDGFANIDNLAFDSQGNIWGCTDMSTGAHNGFSTGAEAEPLLIDHRVVGAESPSQIDSNLNVETSNLIGVFGNNFLFFIPTSGPDAGEVIPFAYGPPRCELTGPTFVGDTLIISVQHPSEEAPFTPQQTLSRDIEILSLDGSSVFTQKRSVPRGSNWPSNIEGNPQGSPRPAVIGIRRKKSSDRFV